From Ancylobacter pratisalsi, one genomic window encodes:
- a CDS encoding MFS transporter codes for MRPERLVPLIVACALFMEQLDSTVIATSLPAIAADMHEDPIALKLALTSYLLSLAVFIPASGWFADRFGSRTVFRAAIIVFTAGSILCGLAHSLPDFVLFRIIQGMGGAMMVPVGRLVILRTVPKEGIVSALAWLTVPALLGPVVGPPIGGFITTYFDWRLIFFLNIPIGLLGITLATRFIPDIREDDVGAFDFHGMALSGVGLAGLIFGFALLGQHAVAWWIALSVIAVGAVAMFFYVRHARGTPRPILDLTLLKVPTFFAGVIGASLFRVGIGAIPFLLPLMLQLGFGLTPFASGMITFASALGAMTMKFTAAPIIRMFGFRRVLVVNCFIAAAFVASSALFRPGMPYALMVGVLLLGGFFRSLQFTSTNALSYADISNEAMSRATSFASVAQQVAISTGVAVGALVLDGMRSWRGDGAIQVEDFSVAFAIVGLIAMCSAFFFMRLPADAGAALARRREKPSAPAEPPGEMGSAA; via the coding sequence GTGCGCCCTGAACGTCTCGTTCCACTCATCGTCGCCTGCGCGCTGTTCATGGAACAGCTTGATTCGACTGTGATCGCCACCTCGCTGCCGGCCATTGCCGCCGACATGCACGAGGACCCGATCGCCCTGAAACTGGCGCTGACCTCCTATCTCCTGAGTCTTGCGGTATTCATCCCCGCCAGCGGCTGGTTCGCCGACAGGTTCGGCTCGCGCACCGTATTCCGCGCCGCCATCATCGTGTTCACGGCGGGCTCCATACTGTGTGGGCTCGCGCATTCACTGCCCGATTTCGTGCTCTTCAGAATCATCCAGGGCATGGGCGGGGCCATGATGGTGCCGGTCGGGCGACTGGTGATTCTGCGCACCGTGCCGAAGGAAGGTATCGTTTCAGCCCTTGCCTGGCTCACCGTGCCGGCGTTGCTCGGCCCCGTTGTCGGACCGCCGATCGGCGGGTTCATCACCACCTATTTCGACTGGCGACTGATCTTCTTCCTGAATATTCCGATCGGCCTGCTGGGCATCACGCTGGCGACGCGCTTCATTCCCGATATTCGCGAAGACGACGTCGGCGCCTTCGATTTTCACGGCATGGCGCTCTCGGGAGTCGGCCTTGCTGGCCTGATTTTCGGCTTCGCACTGCTCGGCCAGCACGCGGTGGCGTGGTGGATCGCCCTGTCGGTGATCGCCGTCGGCGCGGTGGCGATGTTCTTCTATGTGCGCCACGCGCGCGGCACGCCGCGGCCCATTCTCGATTTGACGCTGCTCAAGGTCCCCACCTTCTTCGCCGGCGTCATCGGTGCGTCCCTGTTCCGTGTCGGTATCGGGGCGATACCTTTCCTGCTGCCGCTGATGCTGCAGCTCGGCTTCGGGCTCACGCCCTTCGCTTCGGGGATGATCACCTTTGCCTCCGCCTTGGGCGCGATGACGATGAAGTTCACCGCAGCGCCCATCATCCGCATGTTCGGCTTCCGGCGGGTACTGGTGGTGAACTGCTTCATCGCGGCAGCCTTCGTCGCGTCCTCTGCCCTGTTCCGCCCCGGCATGCCCTATGCGCTGATGGTCGGCGTCCTGCTGCTGGGCGGGTTCTTCCGTTCGCTGCAATTCACCAGCACCAATGCGCTGTCCTATGCCGACATTTCGAACGAGGCGATGAGCCGGGCGACCAGCTTCGCCAGCGTGGCGCAGCAGGTGGCAATTTCGACCGGTGTCGCGGTGGGCGCCCTGGTACTCGATGGCATGCGCAGCTGGCGGGGCGACGGCGCGATCCAAGTCGAGGATTTCAGCGTCGCTTTCGCCATTGTCGGGTTGATCGCGATGTGCTCGGCGTTCTTCTTCATGCGGCTGCCGGCGGATGCGGGCGCGGCACTTGCCCGACGCCGCGAGAAACCTTCAGCGCCCGCGGAACCGCCCGGAGAGATGGGCAGCGCCGCCTGA
- the guaB gene encoding IMP dehydrogenase, whose product MSVRDGLAREALTFDDVLLKPGLSDVMPGEVDISSRVTRTISLNLPILSSAMDTVTEGRLAIAMAQAGGLGIIHRNLEPEVQAEHVRMVKKFESGMVVNPVTIHPDQKLADALALMKAHGISGIPVVERGANGRNGKLVGILTNRDVRFATNPAQPVSELMTKDRLVTVHESVEQGEAKRLLHQFRIEKLLVVDNEQRCVGLITVKDMEKAVAYPNATKDEQGRLRAGAATTVGEDGYHRTELLIDAGVDLVVVDTAHGHSRKVLDQVSRIKQLSNKVQILAGNVATAEGARALIDAGADAVKVGIGPGSICTTRIVAGVGVPQLTAILDAVEEAQKSDTPVIADGGIKYSGDLAKALAAGASCAMIGSLLAGTDESPGEVYLYQGRSYKSYRGMGSVGAMARGSADRYFQAEVKDTLKLVPEGIEGQVPYKGPVNGVLHQLAGGLRAAMGYVGGGTLEEYREKAQFVRISGASLRESHVHDVIITRESPNYPAGG is encoded by the coding sequence ATGTCGGTTCGTGACGGCCTCGCGCGGGAAGCGCTTACCTTCGACGACGTGCTGCTCAAGCCTGGCCTGTCCGATGTGATGCCGGGCGAGGTGGATATTTCCTCGCGCGTCACTCGGACGATCTCTCTCAATCTTCCGATCCTGTCCTCCGCGATGGACACCGTCACCGAGGGTCGTCTTGCGATCGCGATGGCACAGGCCGGCGGTCTCGGCATCATCCACCGAAATCTCGAGCCGGAAGTTCAGGCTGAGCATGTGCGGATGGTCAAGAAGTTCGAGAGCGGCATGGTGGTGAATCCCGTCACCATCCATCCCGACCAGAAGCTCGCCGATGCACTGGCGCTGATGAAGGCTCACGGCATTTCCGGCATTCCGGTGGTGGAACGTGGCGCGAATGGCCGTAACGGCAAGCTGGTGGGTATTCTGACCAACCGCGACGTGCGCTTCGCCACCAATCCCGCTCAGCCGGTCTCCGAACTGATGACCAAGGACCGGCTCGTCACTGTCCACGAGAGCGTGGAGCAGGGCGAAGCCAAGCGCCTTCTGCATCAGTTCCGCATCGAAAAGCTGCTCGTGGTCGACAATGAGCAGCGCTGCGTCGGCCTCATCACCGTCAAGGATATGGAAAAGGCGGTTGCCTACCCCAACGCCACCAAGGACGAGCAGGGCCGCCTGCGCGCCGGGGCGGCGACCACGGTGGGTGAAGATGGCTATCACCGTACCGAGCTGCTCATCGATGCGGGTGTCGACCTTGTGGTGGTCGACACGGCTCATGGCCATTCGCGCAAGGTGCTGGACCAGGTGAGCCGCATCAAGCAGCTCTCCAACAAGGTGCAGATTCTGGCGGGCAATGTCGCGACGGCGGAAGGCGCCCGTGCGCTGATCGATGCCGGTGCGGACGCGGTCAAGGTCGGTATCGGGCCTGGGTCAATCTGCACCACGCGCATCGTCGCCGGTGTCGGCGTGCCGCAGCTCACCGCCATTCTTGACGCGGTTGAAGAGGCACAGAAGAGCGACACGCCCGTGATCGCGGATGGCGGCATCAAGTATTCCGGCGACCTCGCCAAGGCTCTGGCCGCCGGTGCCTCCTGCGCGATGATCGGTTCGCTGCTCGCGGGCACGGATGAAAGCCCGGGCGAGGTCTACCTCTATCAGGGACGCTCCTATAAGTCGTATCGCGGTATGGGCTCGGTAGGGGCCATGGCGCGCGGCTCGGCTGATCGCTATTTCCAGGCCGAGGTGAAGGACACGCTGAAGCTCGTGCCGGAAGGCATTGAGGGGCAGGTGCCTTACAAGGGGCCGGTGAACGGCGTGTTGCATCAGCTGGCCGGCGGCCTTCGCGCGGCGATGGGCTATGTCGGTGGCGGCACGCTTGAGGAGTACCGAGAGAAGGCACAGTTCGTGCGCATCTCCGGCGCCTCCTTGCGCGAGAGCCACGTCCACGACGTGATCATCACGCGCGAGAGCCCGAACTATCCCGCGGGGGGCTGA
- a CDS encoding MAPEG family protein has translation MSIPAILLPVFVQVALAFVLLIHLGAVRASAIRAGGVDEKRVVLDDTGWPVNVRQVSNCLRNQFEFPVLFYALVAFALITRQADLPFVVLSWIFVLSRLVHAAVHVTSNNVRLRFPAFALGVLALLIMWMLFAIGILFSPVMP, from the coding sequence ATGTCGATTCCCGCTATATTGCTTCCGGTTTTCGTGCAGGTCGCGCTCGCCTTCGTTCTCCTGATCCATCTGGGCGCCGTGCGCGCCTCGGCAATTCGGGCCGGGGGGGTGGATGAGAAGCGCGTGGTTCTCGACGACACGGGGTGGCCGGTCAATGTGAGGCAGGTAAGCAATTGCCTGCGCAATCAGTTCGAATTCCCGGTGCTGTTTTATGCACTGGTGGCATTTGCGCTGATCACGCGGCAGGCGGACCTGCCCTTTGTGGTGCTGTCCTGGATCTTCGTGCTCAGCCGCCTCGTCCATGCGGCGGTGCACGTCACCAGCAATAATGTCCGGTTGCGTTTCCCCGCCTTTGCTCTCGGCGTGCTGGCGCTGCTCATCATGTGGATGCTGTTCGCCATCGGCATCCTGTTCTCGCCGGTCATGCCGTGA
- a CDS encoding RsmB/NOP family class I SAM-dependent RNA methyltransferase → MTPTARISAAIEVVASILADRRPAAEVLTEWGRGHRFAGSGDRAALSSLVYDTLRRRASSAWLMAEETPRALVLGMLKLGRGLDAQAIGQLCDGSRFAPAPLSDAEAARLGNATLEDAPAHVRGDYPEWLDASLAAVFGEGRAQEGAALADRAPLDLRVNTLKADVAKAMQQLDHLAPIHGVWSPLALRIAPNADGKAPPLTSEPAYLKGMVEIQDEGSQLAAILSAPARGAQVLDLCAGGGGKTLALAALMDNAGQLYAYDDDLRRLAPIHERIQRAGAHNVQVRSPKGKGRAGVDVLEDLTGRMDLVLIDAPCTGTGTWRRNPDAKWRMRPGALAERMKDQAEILEAAERFVKPGGRLAYITCSLLDEENVGQVRAFLDRHADFHVIPPVDVVLALGERGIALREAALERPEGLLLTPLRTGTDGFFVSIMVRDA, encoded by the coding sequence GTGACACCCACCGCCCGCATCTCCGCAGCCATCGAGGTTGTCGCCAGCATTCTTGCCGACCGCCGGCCTGCCGCGGAAGTGCTGACCGAATGGGGGCGGGGCCATCGCTTCGCGGGTTCGGGTGACCGCGCGGCACTGTCCTCGCTGGTCTATGACACGCTGCGCCGGCGGGCCTCGTCGGCCTGGCTGATGGCCGAGGAAACGCCGCGCGCGCTCGTGCTCGGCATGCTCAAGCTTGGCCGTGGGCTCGATGCCCAAGCCATTGGCCAGCTGTGCGACGGCAGTCGCTTCGCGCCGGCCCCGCTGTCCGATGCCGAAGCTGCCCGCCTTGGCAATGCCACGCTGGAGGATGCTCCCGCCCATGTGCGCGGCGACTATCCCGAATGGCTCGACGCCTCCCTCGCCGCCGTGTTCGGCGAAGGACGGGCGCAGGAGGGAGCTGCGCTGGCCGACCGCGCGCCTCTCGACCTCCGGGTGAACACGCTCAAGGCGGACGTTGCCAAGGCGATGCAGCAGCTTGATCACCTCGCGCCGATACACGGCGTATGGTCTCCCCTCGCGCTGCGGATCGCCCCGAATGCCGATGGCAAGGCGCCGCCGCTGACGTCGGAGCCGGCCTATCTGAAGGGCATGGTGGAAATTCAGGACGAAGGCTCGCAACTCGCCGCGATCCTCTCCGCCCCGGCGCGCGGCGCCCAGGTGCTTGACCTGTGCGCGGGAGGCGGCGGCAAGACCCTGGCTCTTGCCGCGCTGATGGACAATGCCGGTCAGCTTTATGCCTATGACGACGATCTACGTCGCCTCGCGCCGATCCACGAGCGGATCCAGCGCGCGGGGGCGCACAACGTCCAGGTCCGTTCGCCGAAGGGGAAGGGCAGGGCGGGCGTCGACGTGCTTGAGGATCTCACCGGCCGCATGGATCTCGTCCTCATCGACGCGCCCTGCACCGGCACCGGAACATGGCGGCGGAACCCCGACGCCAAGTGGCGGATGCGCCCCGGTGCGCTTGCCGAGCGGATGAAGGACCAGGCCGAGATTCTCGAAGCGGCGGAACGCTTCGTAAAGCCCGGCGGGCGGCTTGCCTACATCACCTGTTCGCTTCTTGACGAGGAGAATGTCGGGCAGGTGCGTGCGTTCCTCGACCGCCATGCCGATTTTCATGTCATCCCGCCGGTCGATGTTGTGCTCGCACTCGGCGAACGCGGCATTGCCCTTCGCGAGGCGGCGCTGGAGCGGCCCGAGGGCCTGCTGTTGACGCCGCTGCGCACCGGTACCGACGGCTTCTTCGTCAGCATCATGGTGCGCGACGCCTGA